The proteins below are encoded in one region of Pelagibacterium flavum:
- a CDS encoding GntR family transcriptional regulator, protein MQQGLPRKGDTVDDIVGQLADAIVAGQFRPGEKLDELTLANRFFVSRTPVREALSQLAAMGLVSRRPNKGAVVAQLSPEHMINLIEVMAELEAVCARLAAERMSGPERHALEAEHLAAAEMVRLGRTDAYGAYDTLFHARVQTAARNPQLSEMAALSRSRLAPFRTDLFAYPAQLARSYEEHETIVTALLRADGARAETMMRAHILGAKDRMTPVPMAR, encoded by the coding sequence GTGCAACAAGGTCTGCCGCGCAAGGGCGATACAGTCGATGACATTGTCGGGCAACTGGCCGATGCCATAGTTGCCGGCCAGTTCCGCCCCGGCGAAAAACTCGACGAATTGACCCTCGCCAACCGGTTTTTCGTCTCGCGGACCCCGGTGCGCGAGGCGCTGAGCCAGCTTGCCGCCATGGGTCTGGTGTCCCGGCGCCCCAACAAGGGCGCCGTTGTGGCACAGTTGAGCCCCGAACATATGATCAACCTCATCGAGGTGATGGCCGAACTCGAAGCGGTGTGTGCCCGCCTGGCCGCCGAGCGCATGTCGGGCCCCGAACGCCACGCCCTTGAAGCCGAGCATCTGGCCGCCGCCGAAATGGTGCGCCTGGGCCGCACCGATGCCTATGGGGCTTACGACACCCTGTTTCACGCCCGCGTGCAAACGGCAGCCCGTAACCCGCAACTGAGCGAAATGGCCGCCCTGTCACGCTCGCGCCTTGCCCCGTTTAGAACCGACCTGTTCGCCTATCCCGCCCAGCTGGCCCGATCCTATGAGGAACACGAAACGATCGTCACCGCCCTGCTGCGCGCCGATGGCGCGAGAGCCGAAACCATGATGCGCGCCCACATTCTGGGCGCAAAA
- a CDS encoding pyridoxamine 5'-phosphate oxidase family protein: MNEHALPPYARARQPRRARYDEDTINDILDCGLVGHVGFIADGRPMVVPMAYARWGQTIYLHGASKARIVAMHKDGDPISMTVTLLEGIVAARSGFHHSMNYRAATVHGITRLVTDPGEAEQALKLITEHLLPLRWGEVRPMHDKERKATGVIALEIEAASAKIRQAPPADDPEDHDLPIWAGVIPIVTALAAPVGDGKTPGDVPPPPSTHLARKKFA; the protein is encoded by the coding sequence ATGAACGAGCACGCCCTGCCGCCCTACGCCCGCGCCCGCCAGCCCCGCCGCGCGCGCTATGATGAGGACACCATCAACGATATTCTCGATTGCGGGCTCGTCGGCCATGTAGGCTTCATCGCCGATGGCCGCCCCATGGTGGTGCCCATGGCCTATGCCCGCTGGGGCCAGACCATCTATCTGCACGGCGCATCCAAAGCCCGCATCGTCGCCATGCACAAGGATGGCGACCCGATTTCCATGACCGTCACCCTGCTTGAAGGCATCGTTGCGGCGCGTTCAGGCTTTCACCACTCGATGAATTACCGGGCAGCCACCGTCCACGGCATCACGCGGCTGGTCACAGATCCCGGGGAGGCCGAACAGGCCCTCAAGCTCATCACCGAGCACCTCCTGCCCCTGCGCTGGGGCGAAGTGCGCCCCATGCATGACAAGGAGCGCAAGGCGACCGGCGTCATCGCGCTCGAGATCGAAGCAGCTTCGGCCAAGATCCGCCAGGCCCCGCCCGCCGACGACCCCGAAGACCACGACCTGCCCATCTGGGCCGGCGTGATCCCCATCGTCACCGCCCTGGCCGCCCCGGTTGGCGACGGCAAGACTCCCGGCGACGTCCCGCCACCGCCCTCGACCCATCTGGCGCGCAAGAAATTTGCCTAG